From Aspergillus fumigatus Af293 chromosome 5, whole genome shotgun sequence, a single genomic window includes:
- the lap4 gene encoding M18 family aminopeptidase has protein sequence MTKKSVFDLHDSNMAYRLSGQLRGPTTPVCAPSTAPSQTTTTTSFSPADYAQPFCDFMTAHPTIFHAVDGFTKELESKGYKRLPEREAWTSKLQRGGKYYCTRNGSAFIAFSVGKNYQSGNGLAIVAGHIDALTARLKPVSKLPTKAGFVQLGVAPYAGGLNETWWDRDLSIGGRVLVRDPTSGKVESKLVKLDWPIARIPTLAPHFGAPSQGPFNKETQMVPIVGIDNSDLFQQQVSPTAHSSSGIKPGSFAATQPERLVKIISKELGITDYDTILSWELELYDSQPARLGGLEKDLIFAGRIDDKLCCYAAQQALLASSDDTSTGSIKMVGMFDDEEIGSLLRQGARSNFMSSVIERITEAFASSNYGPNLLSQTVANSFFVSSDVIHAVNPNFLNVYLENHAPRLNVGVAVSADPNGHMTTDSVSYSFIKRVADRCGSTLQVFQIRNDSRSGGTIGPMTSARIGMRAIDVGIPQLSMHSIRATTGSLDPGLGVKLFKGFFDHFEEVDKEFADF, from the coding sequence ATGACAAAGAAAAGCGTCTTTGATCTTCATGATTCGAATATGGCCTATCGCCTGTCTGGCCAGCTCCGCGGCCCAACAACGCCTGTGTGCGCTCCCAGTACAGCGCCTTCTCAgacgaccaccaccacctcgTTTTCTCCTGCAGATTATGCCCAGCCTTTTTGTGACTTTATGACTGCACATCCTACAATCTTCCACGCCGTCGACGGTTTCACAAAGGAGCTCGAAAGCAAAGGTTACAAGCGCCTACCCGAGCGTGAGGCCTGGACGTCGAAGCTACAACGTGGTGGGAAGTACTATTGCACCCGGAACGGTAGTGCGTTTATTGCATTCTCTGTGGGGAAGAATTACCAGAGTGGAAATGGCTTGGCTATTGTGGCTGGCCACATCGATGCCTTGACCGCCAGATTGAAGCCTGTCTCTAAGCTTCCTACCAAGGCGGGATTCGTTCAGCTGGGTGTTGCGCCCTATGCGGGCGGCCTCAACGAGACGTGGTGGGATCGCGATCTGTCAATCGGTGGCCGTGTCTTGGTCCGGGATCCCACTTCCGGGAAGGTAGAATCGAAATTGGTCAAGCTGGACTGGCCAATTGCTCGGATTCCTACTCTGGCTCCTCATTTTGGCGCTCCTTCGCAAGGGCCCTTTAACAAGGAGACGCAGATGGTCCCTATAGTTGGGATCGACAACTCtgatctcttccagcagcaAGTGTCACCTACGGCCCACTCGAGCAGTGGTATCAAGCCCGGGTCGTTTGCGGCAACTCAACCAGAGAGATTGGTCAAGATCATTTccaaggagctggggatCACAGATTATGATACAATCCTGAGCTGGGAGCTGGAGCTCTATGACAGTCAACCAGCTCGCCTTGGTGGCTTAGAGAAGGACCTTATCTTCGCCGGTCGCATCGATGACAAATTGTGCTGCTATGCTGCTCAGCAGGCGCTGCTAGCTTCTTCAGATGACACATCGACTGGGTCGATCAAAATGGTCGGCATGTttgacgatgaggagattGGCAGCCTGTTGCGCCAGGGTGCCAGATCCAACTTTATGAGCAGCGTCATTGAACGCATCACCGAAGCCTTTGCATCGTCTAACTACGGACCCAATCTTCTCTCCCAGACAGTGGCCAACAGCTTCTTCGTTTCCTCAGATGTCATTCACGCCGTGAACCCTAACTTTCTGAACGTGTACTTGGAGAACCATGCCCCGCGCCTCAATGTCGGCGTGGCCGTCTCCGCCGATCCGAATGGCCACATGACGACTGATAGTGTGAGTtacagcttcatcaagcggGTTGCCGACCGATGCGGCTCGACTTTGCAGGTGTTCCAGATCCGCAACGATTCTCGCAGCGGAGGAACCATCGGACCCATGACCAGCGCTCGCATCGGCATGAGGGCTATTGATGTGGGCATCCCGCAGCTGAGTATGCATAGCATTCGGGCCACAACGGGTAGCTTGGATCCTGGCCTGGGCGTTAAACTGTTCAAGGGCTTCTTTGACCATTTTGAGGAAGTTGACAAGGAGTTTGCCGACTTTTAG
- a CDS encoding rRNA-binding endoribonuclease, giving the protein MADSSTPTKPVHTIILDAGPILKNTPPLSTLLTQCEELLITPSVVREIRDPDARLRVETLYLPFLKQRTPSPKSVSVISEFARKTGDRAVLSKTDLEVLALAYEVECERNGGDWRLRSTPGQKQLNGKPPVKEEEKKVEEPEQANITETTADTTETAVAADATATSKVPQVDEVAEDLSKTTLENDNTAAEEPAQSTEDVEIPETAQADDAETGGEDDDGSDSDGGWITPSNLKKRQALDESISASAAPEPKVMQVATMTTDFACQNVLLQMNLNLLSTTTLQRIRHLKSFIKRCHGCFFTTKDMTKQFCPRCGKDTLTRVSCTTDANGQFKMHLKKNMQWNNRGNRYSIPKPTHGSASGKWKGGGGKDGWGRELILAEDQKEYIRASVEESRRLRKERDLMDEDYLPGILTGERTKHGGRPKVGAGRNVNARRR; this is encoded by the exons ATGGCAGACTCATCCACCCCGACTAAGCCGGTCCACACGATCATTCTTGATGCCGGTCCAATTTTGAAGAATACCCCGCCTCTTTCCACCTTGCTCACACAATGCGAGGAACTCCTCATTACTCCGTCCGTCGTTCGTGAAATCCGCGATCCTGATGCTCGCTTGCGAGTCGAGACACTTTACTTGCCGTTTCTCAAGCAGCGAACACCCTCGCCGAAGAGTGTCAGCGTGATCAGTGAATTCGCTCGAAAAACCGGTGATAGAGCCGTGCTCAGTAAAACCGATCTCGAGGTTCTGGCGCTCGCATATGAGGTCGAATGCGAGAGAAATGGCGGCGATTGGAGACTGAGAAGTACCCCTGGCCAAAAGCAGCTGAACGGCAAGCCGCcggtgaaggaggaggaaaagaaagtgGAAGAGCCCGAGCAGGCGAACATCACAGAAACAACAGCAGACACAACAGAGACAGCAGTCGCGGCAGATGCGACAGCGACTTCGAAGGTGCCACAGGTTGACGAAGTTGCAGAGGATTTGAGCAAGACCACACTTGAAAACGACAACACGGCTGCTGAAGAACCAGCCCAATCTACAGAAGACGTAGAAATTCCTGAGACCGCGCAAGCCGACGACGCTGAAACCGGaggcgaggacgatgatggtTCTGATTCTGATGGTGGCTGGATTACGCCCTCCAATTTGAAGAAGCGACAGGCCCTCGATGAGTCGATCTCTGCGTCTGCAGCACCCGAGCCAAAGGTTATGCAGGTCGCTACCATGACCACCGACTTTGCG TGCCAAAATGTTCTACTTCAGATGAACCTCAACCTGCTCTCTACAACTACCCTTCAAAGAATCCGCCATCTCAAGTCCTTCATCAAACGCTGTCACGGTTGTTTTTTCACCACAAAAGACATGACCAAGCAGTTTTGCCCACGCTGCGGTAAAGATACCCTCACTCGTGTATCTTGCACCACAGATGCAAACGGACAATTCAAGATgcatctgaagaagaatatgcAATGGAACAATAGAGGCAACCGATACAGCATTCCCAAGCCCACCCACGGCAGCGCGAGTGGAAAGTGGAAGGGCGGCGGCGGAAAGGAtggatggggaagagagCTCATTCTTGCTGAAGATCAGAAGGAGTACATCAGAGCATCAGTGGAGGAGAGTCGAAGGCTCCGTAAGGAACGAGACTTGATGGATGAGGATTACTTACCGGGAATCCTGACTGGCGAACGGACCAAGCATGGTGGGAGACCTAAAGTCGGCGCCGGAAGAAACGTCAACGCAAGGCGGCGATAA
- the sen2 gene encoding tRNA splicing endonuclease subunit SEN2: MASSSRSLPSSPAGLVESPSKSMSPNNARPAHRARPPKPNYKHIHRFPLPLDVHPLPPLIPHNPLSLISVVLSYLTYFISPPHQETYAAYFDSATSSVHVTDHKAIQALWEMGFFGKGTLSRSQPSWLEREKKRRGLLGGQTNEELTRQRRTERRELKLERARMEKVAIEKRLKAEAAARESGATTVDQTTATLLTDVASGGTAVTLEKFSLRKAREARMLESRRSKEQENKEPASPSSGQESPSKAVRFSPVVQEKEFASDSATLRLPGLATEAQETSQEELPLKNEEHLQLSNEEAFFLAYGLGVLHVYDHQQKTIIPHTSLLSLFCHNSYYPPRDPSTDLKPDDPFMISYIVYHHFRSLGWVVRSGVKFGVDYLLYNRGPVFSHAEFAVVVIPAYEHSYWSETSDRRSYCATKQARSWWWLHCVNRVQAQVKKSLVVCYVEVPPPRSHDSKTHSEDIGALLSRYRVREMLIRRWVPNRTRD; encoded by the coding sequence ATggcctcctcgtccagaTCACTCCCGAGTTCACCTGCTGGGCTCGTTGAATCTCCCTCCAAATCCATGTCGCCCAATAAtgctcgtccagctcatcgcGCCAGGCCGCCGAAGCCTAACTACAAGCACATCCACcgttttcctcttcccctcGACGTACATCCTCTACCGCCTCTCATTCCTCATAATCCTCTGTCGCTCATTAGTGTGGTGCTGTCGTACCTGACTTATTTTATCTCACCACCTCACCAAGAAACCTATGCCGCCTACTTCGATTCTGCGACGTCCTCCGTCCATGTCACGGATCACAAGGCTATTCAAGCCTTGTGGGAGATGGGGTTCTTTGGAAAGGGTACTTTAAGCCGAAGTCAGCCTAGTTGGCTGGAACGGGAGAAGAAACGGAGGGGATTACTTGGTGGCCAGACCAACGAGGAACTCACACGGCAGCGTAGAACAGAACGGCGTGAATTGAAGCTCGagagagcgaggatggagaaagtAGCGATTGAGAAGAGATTGAAGGCCGAAGCTGCGGCGCGTGAGAGTGGTGCTACTACCGTCGACCAGACGACGGCGACGCTACTTACAGACGTTGCTTCTGGTGGTACAGCCGTTACACTCGAAAAGTTTTCTCTCCGGAAAGCAAGAGAAGCTAGAATGCTCGAATCGCGGCGttccaaggagcaggagaacaaAGAACCGGCTTCCCCTTCTTCTGGACAAGAGTCTCCCAGCAAGGCAGTTCGCTTTTCACCTGTTGTTCAAGAGAAAGAATTTGCGTCGGATTCGGCAACTCTACGCCTTCCCGGACTAGCTACAGAGGCTCAGGAGACCTCGCAGGAAGAGCTTCCCCTGAAAAACGAGGAGCACTTACAGTTATCGAACGAAGAGGCCTTTTTCCTTGCTTATGGACTTGGGGTTCTTCATGTCTACGATCATCAACAGAAGACCATCATCCCTCATACGTCGTTACTCTCATTATTCTGTCACAACTCGTACTACCCTCCACGTGATCCATCCACAGATTTGAAACCAGACGATCCTTTCATGATATCGTACATTGTCTACCACCACTTTCGATCCCTGGGCTGGGTCGTGCGCTCTGGGGTTAAATTCGGAGTGGATTATCTTCTGTACAACCGCGGGCCCGTGTTCTCCCACGCTGAGTTTGCGGTTGTAGTCATTCCTGCCTACGAGCACTCCTACTGGTCTGAAACATCAGATAGGAGATCTTATTGTGCCACAAAACAGGCACGAAGTTGGTGGTGGCTGCATTGCGTGAATAGAGTCCAGGCGCAAGTCAAGAAGAGCTTGGTGGTATGTTACGTGGAAGTTCCACCGCCGCGATCTCACGATTCGAAAACTCACTCGGAGGACATCGGGGCTCTCCTTTCTCGATACAGGGTGCGGGAAATGTTAATCAGACGGTGGGTCCCCAACCGCACGCGGGACTAA
- a CDS encoding chromatin-binding protein RAD9, producing MSSADGVPSDTQVVSQSVFDDMIRQNKNAARNASDSNLVERATMMTLHEGDSGHVDLLSGFENTCPDIIDAEDNGEQNSSRLGESSPLHYQPNLFPESQRFLTSTPATAFKLGQPERSNSETPCVPKNPLPSDIQSSGGVMALSQVFKATQAPSSPLVYGQQPDLMSDRPSPNLPIQNHPLAAVLSSPLNALAATFPQDRSETPMAYISMKESQARRDRLLQERMTRSAEHIYAEDQSDSEFEKEPSFVERIIRQRTIDQEASAQFAGVAAPARQSSRRRTGEETTSSLSELKQRDQADVLKSPTSRVDPNKIDAVLQSGAISEAETEHSGDLTRSQPTQQVPSLSTDEDKENCNNDSEHCLPITASAHDRLSQALSLHDDSLAQEDIQLSRSPDREANEPKATLETMVVKDSQQSPRQEDRGHHDKIVTNSLRHHSGRPRPRVRYHGDPSDRDRVISSPTRPLALRSSPPPPECVQDPVLHPAHLNRAITRSQSSSPNCHDSSSQLPRDASSAQELATTESSNVASRKPNGTESKGARVDPHEKPSSMPSRVTETPVPQRPRGFGDVIPTMSVPETSPNTIHNQSWADDVDNDPMDQEDDDLPPTYPTEQARISHSQPLIPESSTPTRPFRTAKILSSPSGRQRRALTEIAADASPQAGTTLIDVDIGILTADDKEFSSVVSASPIPPRKKRRGNGQNVYASDPILTFTPRITSQYAQSQNGEKPRGQILQTEEFVDKSESSFLKRSRSSKRIGTVWEVEDTPQHHVSRRERLKKLSLPRAEAESGPQPLERAKNMNLHAAEREDPCEGSLKFPQATGEKMKDKSPELLRNDESDPAGPGHRDSSPIALNQVIAPWSGQKRAYYPATCVGKPPGISQTRVLVKFEDSAPLEVPMGAVKRLELKIGDAVKVDMPHVPKVTHIIRGFEDKISAEDLTKAASDGVLPITDVYGYTTLILGPKQRKSLPSGGLTGPDNLIKVPVSRIYLDTILWNQLKDRAFTYSSGATHSESRLQTPSDRYSTPASPGSRLPRSIRLMNGIFAGMVFAVSYGDNDEAKSRITKMILDNDGSILKDGFNELFELPSHPPLTTPTKSAAPGTNCDNGQFRLAPTAEEVGFACLIADKHSRRPKYMQALALNIPCLSDRWIEDCIAQNRILDWEIYLLPSGESIYLNGATKSRFLAPYPATTARLPDTIASRPNLLKDQSVLLVMGRGGRSDEERRKAYIFLTYALGASRVERVSDLKSARASLDQQAAAGTGCAWDWIYVDGDEMASAKATILGSSMPSTLKSQSFKGTKKRKRTELIEFIDGSDLGLSTSVKIVGNEFVCQSLILGRLFGQ from the coding sequence ATGAGTTCCGCAGACGGTGTCCCGTCAGACACTCAGGTCGTTTCGCAGTCGGTGTTCGATGATATGATCAGACAAAACAAGAATGCTGCTAGAAACGCGTCCGACAGCAATCTTGTGGAGCGGGCTACAATGATGACTTTGCACGAGGGTGACAGTGGCCATGTAGATTTGTTGTCTGGGTTCGAGAACACATGTCCCGATATAATCGATGCCGAGGACAATGGAGAGCAAAACAGCTCCAGGTTAGGAGAGTCGTCGCCCTTGCACTACCAACCGAATCTCTTCCCTGAATCGCAGCGGTTCTTGACAAGCACACCAGCGACGGCCTTCAAATTAGGCCAACCCGAGCGTTCCAACTCCGAGACCCCATGTGTTCCAAAAAATCCTCTTCCATCGGACATCCAATCAAGTGGTGGGGTCATGGCACTGAGCCAGGTGTTCAAGGCGACACAGGCTCCGTCGTCTCCATTGGTTTATGGTCAGCAGCCAGACCTCATGTCCGACCGACCTTCTCCAAACCTCCCCATTCAAAATCATCCGCTAGCCGCCGTGCTATCTTCTCCTCTGAACGCGCTCGCCGCAACCTTCCCGCAAGACCGCTCGGAGACACCAATGGCCTACATCAGCATGAAAGAGTCTCAGGCGAGACGTGACAGGCTCTTGCAAGAAAGAATGACACGTTCCGCGGAGCACATATATGCAGAGGACCAGAGCGACAGCGAGTTTGAAAAGGAACCTAGTTTTGTGGAGCGTATCATCCGACAGAGAACGATCGATCAAGAAGCTTCGGCGCAGTTTGCGGGAGTTGCAGCCCCGGCAAGGCAGTCAAGCCGACGTCGAACCGGCGAAGAAACCACATCTTCCCTCAGCGAGTTGAAGCAACGAGATCAGGCAGACGTGCTGAAAAGCCCGACGTCCCGTGTGGATCCTAACAAAATTGATGCGGTACTTCAATCGGGTGCAATTAGTGAAGCCGAAACTGAACATAGTGGGGACTTGACACGATCTCAACCTACTCAACAGGTTCCCAGTCTGTCGACagatgaagacaaggagaactGCAACAATGATTCAGAACATTGCCTTCCTATTACAGCTTCTGCGCATGACCGCCTTTCTCAGGCACTCTCTCTACATGACGATTCATTGGCCCAGGAAGATATTCAACTGTCCCGCAGCCCTGACCGGGAAGCAAACGAGCCTAAAGCAACATTGGAAACCATGGTTGTGAAAGATTCTCAACAATCTCctcggcaagaagatcgTGGACACCACGATAAAATTGTCACGAACAGTCTGCGGCATCACAGCGGACGGCCTCGTCCCCGGGTCCGATACCATGGTGATCCTTCTGACCGCGATAGAGTTATTTCATCGCCCACAAGGCCTTTAGCACTGCGCTCGTCACCACCTCCCCCAGAGTGTGTACAAGACCCAGTGCTACACCCGGCCCATCTTAACCGCGCAATAACGCGTAGTCAGTCAAGCTCACCGAACTGTCACGACTCCTCCAGTCAGCTCCCAAGGGACGCATCCTCCGCCCAGGAACTCGCGACAACGGAATCTAGCAATGTTGCTAGCCGAAAGCCCAATGGAACCGAATCCAAGGGTGCAAGAGTTGATCCTCATGAAAAACCCTCCTCCATGCCCTCTCGCGTGACCGAAACACCTGTGCCCCAACGTCCGAGGGGCTTCGGTGATGTAATCCCAACGATGAGTGTTCCCGAGACTAGTCCAAACACAATACACAATCAGAGCTGGGCAGACGATGTGGATAATGACCCCATGGAtcaggaggatgatgacctGCCGCCGACTTATCCTACTGAGCAAGCGCGCATCAGTCACTCTCAACCCCTTATCCCTGAGAGTTCGACCCCAACTAGACCTTTCCGCACCGCCAAAATACTCTCAAGCCCAAGTGGGAGACAGCGCAGGGCGCTAACAGAGATAGCTGCTGATGCTTCTCCTCAAGCTGGAACTACTCTCATCGATGTTGATATTGGTATTCTCACAGCCGATGATAAGGAATTCAGTTCTGTGGTCTCTGCGTCCCCTATTCCACCGAGGAAAAAGCGGCGTGGCAATGGGCAGAACGTATATGCATCTGATCCAATATTAACATTCACGCCTCGTATCACTTCACAGTACGCTCAATCTCAAAATGGCGAGAAGCCCAGGGGCCAGATTTTGCAAACCGAGGAGTTCGTGGATAAGTCTGAATCAAGCTTCCTAAAAAGGTCAAGATCCTCCAAGCGAATAGGAACAGTATGGGAGGTGGAGGATACTCCTCAACATCACGTCTCCCGGAGAGAAAGGTTGAAGAAGCTTTCCCTCCCTCGTGCTGAGGCAGAGTCAGGGCCTCAACCACTGGAACGAGCAAAGAATATGAATTTGCATGCGGCGGAAAGAGAGGATCCTTGTGAGGGAAGTCTTAAGTTCCCGCAAGCTACAggagagaaaatgaaggaTAAGTCCCCTGAGTTGTTGCGCAATGACGAGTCCGATCCAGCCGGTCCGGGTCATAGGGACAGCTCTCCGATTGCGCTGAACCAAGTCATTGCTCCCTGGAGTGGCCAGAAACGGGCATATTATCCTGCAACATGTGTTGGCAAGCCACCCGGCATCTCGCAGACGCGAGTCCTGGTCAAGTTTGAAGATAGTGCTCCCCTCGAAGTGCCGATGGGCGCTGTCAAAAGACTGGAATTGAAAATAGGTGATGCTGTCAAGGTTGACATGCCCCACGTCCCAAAGGTGACACATATCATTCGCGGCTTTGAGGATAAGATTAGTGCCGAGGACCTCACAAAGGCTGCTTctgatggagtccttccaaTCACCGATGTATATGGGTATACTACTCTGATACTCGGGCCGAAACAACGCAAGAGCCTTCCGAGTGGTGGGCTGACGGGGCCTGACAACCTCATCAAGGTTCCCGTATCGCGGATCTATTTGGACACGATCTTGTGGAATCAGCTCAAAGATCGAGCTTTCACCTACAGTTCGGGAGCTACGCATTCCGAGAGTAGGCTCCAAACGCCTTCTGACAGGTATTCCACGCCAGCATCTCCGGGTTCACGGCTACCGCGAAGCATTCGCTTGATGAACGGTATTTTCGCGGGCATGGTGTTCGCAGTCTCCTACGGCGATAATGACGAAGCCAAATCTCGCATCACAAAGATGATCCTGGACAACGATGGGAGCATCCTGAAGGACGGCTTCAATGAGCTCTTTGAGTTGCCTTCGCACCCACCGCTTACGACTCCGACAAAATCAGCAGCGCCAGGTACGAACTGTGACAATGGGCAGTTCCGTCTGGCACCTACTGCTGAAGAAGTAGGATTCGCTTGTCTCATCGCTGACAAGCACTCTCGCCGCCCGAAATACATGCAGGCGCTGGCGTTGAATATACCATGTTTATCAGACCGCTGGATTGAGGACTGCATTGCCCAAAACCGAATCCTGGATTGGGAGATATATTTGCTCCCCTCGGGCGAATCTATTTACCTAAATGGAGCAACGAAATCGAGGTTCTTGGCTCCGTATCCGGCTACAACAGCGCGACTACCGGATACTATTGCTTCTCGCCCCAACTTACTTAAGGACCAGTCGGTGTTGCTTGTCATGGGTCGCGGTGGGCGATcagatgaagaaagaagaaaggcaTACATTTTCCTCACGTACGCCTTGGGTGCTTCTAGGGTTGAGCGTGTGTCTGACCTCAAGTCGGCGAGAGCAAGCCTGGACCAGCAGGCCGCTGCTGGAACTGGATGCGCCTGGGATTGGATCTATGTCGACGGCGATGAGATGGCATCAGCAAAGGCCACGATCCTTGGTTCCTCAATGCCCAGTACACTTAAATCTCAGTCATTCAAGGGTacgaagaagcgcaagaggaCCGAATTGATTGAGTTCATCGATGGCAGCGATTTAGGCTTGAGTACCAGCGTCAAAATAGTGGGCAATGAGTTTGTTTGTCAGAGTCTCATACTTGGAAGGCTGTTTGGGCAGTGA
- a CDS encoding mitochondrial 54S ribosomal protein bL27m, with product MSFRSPRRLGIGVTPLSVQPTMLQPRLLAPFRALERTFVSSLRSSQAIHHPPRSSLLFQRTPISAPSPISKFLLPLSHVRHASHATQGTANRHSRDPAGKRLGAKRTGGEYVVPGCIIFRQRGTKWFPGENCAMGRDHTIYATEAGYVRYYLDPERHPDRKYIGVCFEKDGKLPTPRNAPTKRRLNRIAVPRIPDGPEVVAQSDLLATVEEGTMISSVVAANATTGPPLRPGYMYREANWQIGRAAEKAGITAKPYKRKNRWLAWRKRQARAERAAQMKSLKSKKKAAKKGKGGR from the coding sequence ATGAGCTTCCGCAGTCCTCGCCGGTTGGGCATTGGAGTGACACCACTTTCCGTGCAGCCGACAATGTTACAACCCAGGCTGTTAGCACCCTTCCGGGCGCTGGAACGCACATTTGTTTCTTCCCTCCGCTCGTCGCAGGCGATACACCACCCGCCTCGATCTTCGCTACTCTTCCAACGAACCCCCATCTCCGCACCATCTCCGATCTCGAaattcctcctccctctctctcaCGTCCGTCACGCCTCTCACGCCACTCAGGGTACTGCAAACCGACACTCCCGTGATCCTGCTGGGAAGCGACTCGGCGCGAAGAGAACCGGTGGTGAATATGTTGTCCCTGGTTGCATTATCTTCCGACAGCGAGGAACGAAGTGGTTCCCCGGCGAGAACTGTGCGATGGGCAGAGATCACACCATCTATGCCACGGAGGCTGGCTATGTGAGATATTACCTCGATCCCGAGCGGCATCCGGACCGGAAGTACATTGGTGTCTGCTTTGAGAAGGATGGAAAGCTGCCCACACCCCGGAACGCCCCGACGAAACGGAGGTTGAACAGAATCGCTGTCCCTCGCATCCCTGATGGCCCCGAAGTCGTTGCTCAGTCAGATTTGCTTGCAACTGTTGAAGAGGGCACGATGATCTCCAGCGTGGTGGCCGCCAATGCCACCACTGGCCCCCCGCTGCGTCCTGGATACATGTACCGGGAGGCGAACTGGCAGATTGGTCGCGCTGCTGAGAAGGCCGGCATCACCGCCAAGCCCTATAAGCGCAAGAATCGTTGGCTGGCctggagaaagaggcaggCTAGAGCCGAACGTGCTGCCCAGATGAAGAGCCTtaagagcaagaagaaggccgcgaagaagggcaagggtgGCCGTTAG
- the lcl2 gene encoding protein lcl2: MLSSWVRCLGALLFLASVAQAQFQFFEHMFGGGHQEHHQQNTQNSASDSARYQQLWEGTNCNKYLCPGTLACVDFPHHCPCAHPNVEDKVELGEGSAVCISKGGYKPGEAARKIELARKGLL, encoded by the exons ATGCTTTCTAGCTGGGTTAGGTGCCTAGGGGCTCTCCTCTTTCTGGCCTCCGTCGCGCAGGCGCAATTCCAGTTCTTCGAGCACATGTTTGGAGGTGGTCATCAAGAACACCATCAACAAAACACACAAAATTCTGCCAGCGACAGTGCAAGATATCAACAGCTATGGGAAGGAA CCAACTGCAACAAATATCTCTGTCCGGGGACGCTCGCATGCGTTGACTTTCCTCATCATTGCCCATGTGCGCATCCAAACGTCGAAGATAAGGTCGAATTAGGCGAAGGAAGTGCTGTCTGCATCTCGAAAGGAGGCTACAAGCCCGGGGAGGCGGCGCGGAAGATTGAGTTGGCTAGGAAAGGTTTATTGTAA